One genomic region from Streptomyces sp. NBC_01431 encodes:
- a CDS encoding ATP-binding cassette domain-containing protein, whose product MIRFEQVSKVYPDGTTAVDDLSFEVTEGELVTLVGPSGCGKTTTMMMVNRLIEPTSGRILVEGEDIATLDPVKLRRRIGYVIQQVGLFPHRTVLDNTATVPALVGWKRARARARAAELLDLVGLDPATYGPRYPAQLSGGQRQRVGVARALAADPPVLLMDEPFGAVDPVVRERLQNEFLGLQATVRKTVLLVTHDIEEAVRMGDRMAVYGSGRIEQFDTPASVLGAPSTSYVAQFVGSDRGLKRLSVTSVEPDDLEQPPVVRLGEPVGPAAARLRQEGARWAVVLSDSGELHGWVGVDELSLAGAGSVADLARRMDAWVTVGAPLKQAFSEMLQYDAGWVAVLDGARFLGVLTPAKLHEALRRSVDADALGVARGEVEFNSIADPP is encoded by the coding sequence ATGATCCGGTTCGAGCAGGTCAGCAAGGTCTACCCGGACGGCACCACCGCCGTCGACGATCTGTCCTTCGAGGTCACCGAAGGCGAACTGGTCACCCTCGTCGGCCCGTCCGGCTGCGGCAAGACCACCACGATGATGATGGTGAACCGGCTCATCGAGCCGACCTCCGGCCGGATCCTGGTGGAGGGTGAGGACATCGCCACGCTCGATCCGGTGAAGCTGCGCCGGAGGATCGGTTACGTCATCCAGCAGGTCGGGCTCTTCCCGCACCGCACCGTCCTCGACAACACCGCCACCGTCCCGGCGCTGGTCGGCTGGAAGCGGGCCAGGGCACGGGCGCGGGCGGCCGAGCTGCTCGACCTCGTCGGCCTCGACCCGGCGACGTACGGGCCGCGCTACCCCGCGCAGCTCTCGGGTGGCCAGCGACAGCGCGTGGGGGTCGCGCGGGCGCTGGCCGCGGACCCGCCGGTCCTTCTGATGGACGAGCCGTTCGGCGCGGTCGACCCCGTGGTGCGCGAGCGGCTGCAGAACGAGTTCCTCGGCCTTCAGGCGACGGTACGCAAGACGGTGCTCCTGGTCACCCATGACATCGAGGAGGCGGTGCGGATGGGCGACCGCATGGCGGTGTACGGGAGTGGGCGCATCGAGCAGTTCGACACCCCGGCCTCGGTGCTCGGCGCGCCGTCCACGTCGTACGTCGCCCAATTCGTGGGATCCGACCGGGGGTTGAAGCGATTGTCGGTGACGTCGGTGGAGCCGGACGATCTGGAGCAGCCGCCGGTCGTCCGGCTCGGCGAGCCAGTCGGGCCCGCCGCGGCCCGGCTGCGTCAGGAGGGCGCGCGCTGGGCGGTGGTGCTCAGCGACTCGGGCGAACTGCACGGCTGGGTCGGGGTGGACGAGCTTTCGCTGGCCGGCGCGGGGTCGGTCGCCGATCTGGCCCGGCGCATGGACGCGTGGGTGACGGTCGGGGCCCCGCTCAAGCAGGCCTTCAGCGAGATGCTCCAGTACGACGCGGGCTGGGTGGCCGTCCTGGACGGGGCTCGGTTCCTCGGCGTCCTGACCCCGGCGAAGCTCCACGAGGCGCTGCGGCGCTCGGTCGACGCGGATGCGCTGGGAGTGGCGCGGGGGGAGGTCGAGTTCAACTCGATCGCGGATCCCCCGTGA
- a CDS encoding ABC transporter substrate-binding protein — translation MRARLLLAALALTAAGACTTGPSLEKQGAVTAPPGDSKHLTIGTAGFTESDLLAQMYVLLLGKAGYGTKILSVTNREIYEPALESGQIDVVPEYAATFADWLNAKTHGVDAPPVGSPDLARTMTALRALAAPRGLTTLDPGRAVDQNAFAVAAAHAREHRLKTLSDLGAAKLPVRLAAGDECVQRPYCEPGLKKAYGIDITAVDPKGVGTTQAKQAVQSGQDQMVLTTTTDATLAGFGLVLLADDKHLQNADYIVPVVNRARAGSAGVTGALGRLNAVLTTADLASLNEQVDSWRRLPEDVARTYLKSKGLL, via the coding sequence GTGAGGGCGCGCCTGCTGCTCGCGGCTCTGGCCCTGACGGCTGCCGGCGCCTGTACCACCGGGCCGAGCCTGGAGAAGCAGGGCGCGGTCACCGCGCCGCCCGGCGACAGCAAGCACCTGACGATCGGCACGGCCGGATTCACCGAGAGCGACCTGCTGGCCCAGATGTACGTCCTGCTCCTCGGCAAGGCGGGCTACGGCACGAAGATCCTGTCGGTCACCAACCGCGAGATCTACGAACCCGCCCTGGAGAGCGGCCAGATCGACGTCGTGCCCGAGTACGCGGCGACCTTCGCGGACTGGCTGAACGCCAAGACCCACGGCGTTGACGCGCCTCCCGTCGGCTCACCGGACCTCGCCCGCACGATGACGGCGCTGCGCGCCCTGGCCGCACCGCGCGGCCTCACGACCCTGGACCCGGGCCGGGCGGTGGACCAGAACGCGTTCGCCGTCGCGGCGGCCCATGCGCGCGAGCACCGGCTCAAGACGCTCAGCGACCTCGGCGCGGCGAAGCTCCCGGTGCGGCTGGCGGCGGGCGACGAGTGCGTCCAACGCCCTTACTGCGAACCGGGGTTGAAGAAGGCGTACGGCATCGACATCACCGCCGTCGACCCCAAGGGCGTCGGCACCACACAGGCCAAGCAGGCCGTCCAGAGCGGTCAGGACCAGATGGTCCTGACCACCACGACGGATGCCACGCTCGCCGGCTTCGGCCTGGTGCTGCTCGCCGACGACAAGCACCTCCAGAACGCGGACTACATCGTTCCGGTGGTGAACCGCGCGCGGGCGGGCAGTGCGGGGGTGACGGGCGCGCTGGGCCGGCTCAACGCGGTGCTCACCACCGCCGACCTCGCCTCTCTGAACGAGCAGGTGGACAGCTGGCGACGGCTGCCCGAGGACGTGGCCAGGACCTACCTGAAGTCCAAGGGCCTGCTCTGA
- a CDS encoding ABC transporter permease, producing MTTLSDAWSWLTSAAHWSGENGIWHRLGEHLWLTAVCLVLSCLIALPVALVLGHLGKGGALAVNLSNIGRAVPTFAVLVLLLLTPLGGHGEWPTIVALILFAVPPLLTNAYVGMREVNRDVVRAARGMGMTGRQLLLRVELPLALPLILTGVRIAAVQLVATATLAALAGGGGLGRIITAGFNLASTPQVVAGAVLVAVFALIVEAVFEAVQRFAPQWARGGPG from the coding sequence ATGACCACGCTGTCCGACGCCTGGTCGTGGCTCACCTCGGCCGCCCACTGGTCGGGCGAGAACGGCATCTGGCACCGGCTCGGCGAACACCTCTGGCTCACCGCGGTGTGCCTCGTGCTGAGCTGTCTGATCGCGCTGCCCGTGGCCCTGGTGCTCGGCCACCTCGGCAAGGGTGGCGCGCTCGCCGTCAACCTCTCCAACATCGGCCGGGCCGTACCCACCTTCGCCGTCCTCGTGCTGCTCCTGCTGACCCCGCTCGGCGGGCACGGCGAGTGGCCGACCATCGTCGCGCTGATCCTCTTCGCGGTACCGCCCCTGCTGACCAACGCCTACGTCGGGATGCGCGAGGTCAACCGCGATGTGGTGCGCGCCGCCCGGGGCATGGGCATGACCGGACGCCAACTCCTGCTCCGCGTCGAGCTCCCCCTCGCCCTGCCGCTGATCCTCACCGGGGTGCGGATCGCCGCCGTGCAGCTCGTCGCGACCGCCACGCTCGCGGCCCTCGCGGGCGGCGGCGGGCTCGGCAGGATCATCACGGCGGGCTTCAATCTCGCCTCGACCCCCCAAGTGGTCGCGGGCGCCGTACTCGTGGCCGTGTTCGCACTGATCGTGGAGGCGGTCTTCGAGGCGGTCCAGCGGTTCGCCCCGCAGTGGGCGAGGGGCGGACCGGGGTGA
- a CDS encoding ABC transporter permease, protein MTAPPDDCLARNDWICGAYLSSRGEILWAAVLQHLRLTAVSVLLGLLIAVPLAVAARRWHWAAGPVLGVTTVLYTIPSLAMFSLLLPLYGLSASIVIAGLVLYSLTLLVRNILAGLRAVPEDTRQAARGMGYGPFRLLLAVELPLALPAAMAGLRIATVSAVSLVTVGAIVGYGGLGNLIYAGMNTYFKAQVLTASVLCVVIAVAADLLLLGIQRLLTPWTRAAGS, encoded by the coding sequence GTGACCGCGCCCCCTGACGACTGCCTTGCGCGCAACGACTGGATCTGCGGCGCCTACCTCTCCTCCCGCGGCGAGATCCTCTGGGCCGCCGTCCTCCAGCACCTGAGGCTCACGGCGGTCTCCGTCCTGCTCGGCCTGCTCATCGCCGTGCCCCTGGCCGTCGCGGCCCGCCGCTGGCACTGGGCCGCGGGACCCGTACTCGGTGTGACCACGGTCCTGTACACCATCCCGTCCCTGGCCATGTTCTCGCTGCTGCTCCCGCTGTACGGGCTCTCCGCGTCCATCGTCATCGCGGGCCTCGTGCTGTATTCGCTGACCCTGCTGGTACGGAACATCCTGGCCGGGCTGCGGGCCGTCCCCGAGGACACCCGGCAGGCGGCGCGCGGCATGGGATACGGACCGTTCCGGCTGCTCCTGGCCGTGGAACTCCCGCTCGCGCTGCCCGCCGCCATGGCCGGACTGCGGATCGCCACCGTCTCCGCGGTCTCCCTGGTGACCGTCGGCGCCATCGTCGGCTACGGCGGCCTCGGCAACCTGATCTACGCGGGGATGAACACCTACTTCAAGGCGCAGGTGCTCACCGCCTCCGTGCTGTGCGTGGTGATCGCCGTGGCCGCCGATCTGCTGCTGCTCGGCATCCAGCGGCTGCTGACCCCGTGGACGAGGGCGGCAGGATCATGA